Proteins found in one Alteromonas macleodii genomic segment:
- the flgH gene encoding flagellar basal body L-ring protein FlgH, with the protein MRILGLSAALLLLGGCASTTEPPVQANDPSFAPVVPDYPRETVVEDGSLFRSHMANSLYSDVTARRVGDIITVTLNESTSASKSADTSTAKDTNVNLDTITGLGGQAVNIGGQSIQLGIGSSRDFTGDAEANQSNSLDGAISVTVVDVLPNNNLVIRGEKWLTLNHGDEYIRLTGIIRPADISPENEIVSTKVANARIQYSGTGTFARAQEKGWLTKFFDSTWWPL; encoded by the coding sequence ATGCGTATTTTAGGTTTATCTGCTGCTCTACTGCTACTAGGCGGTTGCGCCAGTACAACTGAACCACCTGTACAGGCTAACGACCCCTCGTTTGCACCAGTAGTGCCAGATTACCCGCGTGAAACGGTAGTAGAAGATGGGTCTTTGTTTCGTTCACACATGGCAAACAGTTTGTACTCAGATGTTACCGCTAGGCGAGTTGGCGACATCATTACGGTTACCCTTAACGAAAGCACTTCTGCGAGTAAATCTGCAGATACTTCTACAGCCAAAGATACCAATGTAAACCTAGATACGATTACGGGTCTTGGCGGTCAGGCTGTGAATATTGGTGGTCAATCTATTCAATTAGGTATCGGCTCTTCCCGTGATTTCACCGGTGATGCAGAAGCAAACCAAAGTAATAGCCTGGACGGTGCTATTTCGGTAACCGTTGTAGACGTATTGCCAAACAATAATTTGGTTATTCGCGGTGAGAAGTGGCTAACGTTGAACCACGGCGATGAGTATATCCGTCTAACTGGCATTATTCGCCCTGCAGATATCAGCCCTGAGAATGAGATAGTGTCTACGAAGGTAGCCAATGCTCGCATTCAATATTCAGGCACGGGTACTTTTGCAAGAGCACAGGAAAAGGGCTGGT